A window of the Rhizobium viscosum genome harbors these coding sequences:
- a CDS encoding carbohydrate ABC transporter permease: MGIRWSRVIPNLAVAPAALLTLVFFIGAIGWTVYLSFTASRRFPDYELVGWKQYWRLFHDPSWILSLQNLVIFAVGSLLSIVTGFILAALIDKEVHGEGVFRTVFLYPLAVSLIVTGLVWRWLFNPGLGVENVLHSMGWESASFNWLASQDTVMFGVILAAVWQSTGFFMALMLAGLKSINTEIWQAARLDGVPFWRLYIEVIIPMMKLTFLTCIILLCIGVVKAYDIIVAMTNGGPGGASVMPAYFVIDAYWQKQNLGFASAGATVMLLTTLVLFLPLVIITAIRQRREA; encoded by the coding sequence ATGGGAATCCGATGGAGCCGCGTCATTCCGAATCTGGCCGTTGCGCCTGCGGCACTGTTGACGCTTGTCTTTTTCATTGGGGCGATAGGCTGGACCGTCTATCTCTCCTTCACGGCGTCCAGACGCTTTCCCGACTATGAGCTGGTCGGCTGGAAGCAGTATTGGCGGCTGTTTCACGATCCGTCCTGGATCTTGTCGCTGCAGAACCTCGTCATCTTTGCTGTGGGCAGCCTGCTGTCGATCGTCACAGGTTTCATCCTGGCAGCGCTGATCGACAAGGAAGTGCATGGCGAGGGGGTTTTCCGCACTGTCTTTCTTTATCCGCTTGCCGTCTCGCTGATCGTCACAGGCCTCGTCTGGCGCTGGCTCTTCAATCCGGGCCTCGGCGTCGAGAATGTGCTGCACTCGATGGGCTGGGAGAGCGCCTCCTTCAACTGGCTTGCGAGCCAGGACACCGTCATGTTCGGCGTCATCCTGGCTGCGGTCTGGCAATCGACCGGCTTCTTCATGGCGCTCATGCTCGCCGGCCTGAAGTCGATCAATACCGAAATCTGGCAGGCCGCGCGCCTCGACGGCGTGCCCTTCTGGCGGCTCTATATCGAGGTCATCATTCCCATGATGAAACTCACCTTCCTGACCTGCATCATCCTGCTCTGCATCGGCGTAGTGAAGGCCTATGACATCATCGTCGCCATGACCAATGGCGGACCGGGCGGCGCATCGGTCATGCCCGCTTATTTCGTCATCGATGCCTATTGGCAGAAGCAGAACCTCGGCTTCGCATCGGCGGGTGCCACCGTCATGCTCTTGACGACGCTCGTTCTCTTCCTGCCGCTCGTCATCATCACCGCCATCAGGCAAAGGAGGGAGGCATGA
- a CDS encoding carbohydrate ABC transporter permease — protein sequence MTAISAASQAGRETKVRRRPLIRPNRVVIFLFLLMAAAFFAVPLYVIVVTSFKTMDQIREGQIFSLPSPWTTDAWSYAWMQACSGMNCNGVRIGFVNSLYILAPSLVLTISLSIITGYGLALWNVKWANGFLFVLFICAFVPFQIIMYPLIKITGALHIYGTTFGIAVIHSVLSMPFLTLIFRNYFKGMPPQIIAAAMIDSGSFWRIFFEIVLPMSGNIMIVVLILMITGIWNDFLVGLTFGAQDTQPMTVVLNNITVTTTGAKNYAVDMASALLTALPPLVIYFVLGRFFVQGITAGAIKG from the coding sequence ATGACGGCAATATCAGCCGCATCGCAAGCCGGTCGCGAGACGAAGGTGCGCCGGCGTCCGCTGATCCGGCCGAACCGGGTGGTGATCTTCCTATTCCTTTTGATGGCAGCCGCCTTCTTTGCGGTGCCGCTTTATGTCATCGTCGTCACATCCTTCAAGACCATGGATCAGATCCGCGAGGGACAGATCTTCTCCCTGCCCTCGCCCTGGACGACCGATGCCTGGTCCTATGCCTGGATGCAGGCCTGTTCGGGCATGAACTGCAACGGCGTGCGCATCGGCTTCGTCAATTCGCTCTATATTCTGGCTCCCAGCCTGGTTCTGACGATCTCGCTGTCGATCATTACCGGCTACGGTCTGGCGCTCTGGAACGTCAAATGGGCGAACGGCTTCCTGTTCGTGCTTTTCATCTGCGCCTTCGTGCCGTTCCAGATCATCATGTATCCGCTGATCAAGATCACCGGCGCACTGCATATCTACGGCACGACATTCGGCATCGCCGTCATTCACAGCGTGTTATCGATGCCTTTCCTCACATTGATTTTCCGCAATTATTTCAAGGGAATGCCGCCGCAGATCATCGCCGCCGCGATGATCGATTCCGGTTCCTTCTGGCGGATCTTCTTCGAGATCGTCCTGCCGATGTCGGGCAACATCATGATCGTCGTGCTGATCCTGATGATAACAGGCATCTGGAACGACTTCCTGGTCGGTCTGACATTCGGTGCGCAGGACACGCAACCGATGACGGTCGTACTCAACAACATTACCGTCACGACGACAGGCGCCAAGAACTATGCGGTCGACATGGCTTCGGCGCTGCTCACCGCGCTGCCGCCGCTCGTCATCTACTTCGTTCTCGGCAGGTTCTTCGTGCAGGGCATCACTGCCGGCGCCATCAAGGGATAG
- a CDS encoding ABC transporter ATP-binding protein encodes MPSIAFNNIVKKFGALTVIENLNLSIGDGEFLVLLGPSGCGKTTLLNLLAGLLEIDDGEILIDERDVSYLDPKDRGLAMVFQSYALYPTKTVRGNMNFGLSSRGISREEADKRIAWAARLLQIEHLLDRKPSQLSGGQRQRVAIGRALVKQYGVCLFDEPLSNLDAKLRNEMRMEIKKLHNQLKNTVVYVTHDQVEAMTMATKIAVMNKGVIQQFGTPDEIYNEPANLFVADFVGSPAMNLLDCTLRRDGGDLVAVDEKDGIRINLGEYKWKAKAAEGKPVKIGFRAEELLIEERHDAGNTVRFDCPVEYFEKSGPDAFAFLTMSGKSIAVRIDGRDANRYRSQPALPVYLPLTKLNVFDAPTGQRL; translated from the coding sequence ATGCCTTCCATCGCATTCAACAATATCGTCAAGAAGTTTGGCGCGCTGACGGTCATCGAGAACCTGAACCTCAGCATCGGTGACGGGGAGTTTCTGGTGCTGCTCGGGCCCTCCGGCTGCGGCAAGACGACCCTTCTCAATCTCCTGGCTGGCCTGCTTGAGATTGACGACGGGGAAATCCTCATCGACGAGCGGGATGTCAGCTACCTCGATCCCAAGGATCGCGGCCTCGCCATGGTCTTCCAGTCCTATGCGCTTTATCCCACCAAGACCGTGCGTGGGAACATGAATTTCGGGCTGTCTTCCCGCGGCATTTCGCGGGAGGAGGCGGATAAGCGGATCGCCTGGGCGGCCAGACTCTTGCAGATCGAGCATCTGCTCGATCGCAAGCCCTCCCAGCTTTCCGGCGGCCAGCGCCAGCGTGTGGCAATCGGTCGGGCGCTGGTCAAACAGTACGGCGTCTGCCTGTTCGACGAGCCGCTTTCCAACCTCGACGCCAAGCTGCGCAACGAGATGCGCATGGAGATCAAGAAGCTCCACAACCAGCTCAAGAATACCGTCGTCTACGTGACCCACGATCAGGTCGAGGCCATGACCATGGCCACCAAGATCGCCGTGATGAACAAAGGCGTCATCCAGCAGTTTGGCACGCCGGATGAGATCTACAACGAGCCGGCCAATCTCTTCGTCGCCGATTTCGTCGGATCGCCGGCCATGAACCTGCTCGACTGCACCCTCAGACGCGACGGCGGCGATCTCGTTGCCGTGGATGAGAAGGACGGCATCCGCATCAATCTCGGCGAATATAAGTGGAAGGCGAAGGCTGCCGAAGGCAAGCCCGTGAAGATCGGCTTCCGGGCGGAGGAGCTTCTGATCGAGGAGCGCCATGATGCGGGAAATACCGTCCGTTTCGATTGCCCGGTCGAATATTTCGAGAAATCCGGGCCTGATGCTTTCGCCTTCCTGACCATGTCGGGAAAGAGCATCGCGGTACGCATTGATGGGCGTGACGCAAATCGCTATCGCAGCCAGCCGGCTCTGCCCGTTTATCTGCCGCTGACCAAATTGAACGTCTTCGACGCTCCGACCGGCCAGCGGCTCTGA
- a CDS encoding ABC transporter substrate-binding protein: MTKWKSLKRLTLLLAATTLAANAWADEVVVYHTWSKPSEIAALTVLREAWAKDGHQWKDLSIAHDSGANVSLMNMITGGNPPAIFMNSDPGIYRDLNKQGLGVPLTKLFDSIGATKNFPPSVLKNITVDGEIMKAPATVHIDGMVYYNKHVAEAAGVDPKSWKSLDDLFAAFDKVKAAGYIPIAQGGDQFQKAYLLQALIASEEGPDIYNRFYGEKPDRTVIDTPEMRAALKRFRQIADHTDPGSPNRQWNDTTNLVITGKALLQIHGDWMKGEFMAAQKKLGEDFDCINIPGTKAVVVTVDSWGFLNTNNADTAKAQEDFAKLDVDPKLNADFVLKKGASPVRTDADTTNLDACNKLVLETLKDPTKQVSNPFNMADADWYRTIWQEADKYWSDPKRTDDEFVQAMQDAYDQIF, from the coding sequence ATGACGAAATGGAAATCGCTGAAACGACTGACGCTGTTGCTTGCCGCAACCACTCTTGCCGCCAACGCCTGGGCAGATGAAGTCGTCGTCTATCACACCTGGTCCAAACCATCCGAGATCGCGGCGCTCACCGTTCTCAGGGAGGCGTGGGCCAAGGACGGCCACCAATGGAAAGATTTGTCCATTGCTCATGACTCCGGAGCCAATGTCAGCCTGATGAACATGATCACTGGCGGCAATCCGCCCGCGATCTTCATGAATTCCGATCCCGGCATCTATCGGGATCTGAACAAGCAGGGCCTCGGCGTACCGCTCACCAAGCTGTTCGATAGCATTGGCGCCACGAAGAACTTCCCGCCCTCGGTCCTCAAGAACATCACTGTCGACGGCGAGATCATGAAGGCTCCGGCAACCGTGCATATCGACGGCATGGTTTACTATAACAAACATGTCGCCGAGGCTGCGGGCGTCGATCCGAAGTCCTGGAAATCGCTCGACGATCTCTTTGCGGCATTCGACAAGGTCAAGGCCGCCGGCTACATCCCGATCGCCCAGGGTGGCGACCAGTTCCAAAAGGCTTATCTGCTGCAGGCACTGATCGCCTCGGAAGAAGGCCCCGATATCTACAATCGTTTCTATGGGGAAAAGCCCGACCGCACCGTGATCGATACGCCGGAGATGCGGGCGGCTCTTAAGCGCTTCCGCCAGATCGCCGATCATACGGATCCGGGCTCGCCCAATCGCCAATGGAACGACACGACCAATCTGGTCATCACCGGAAAGGCCCTGCTGCAGATCCATGGCGACTGGATGAAGGGCGAGTTCATGGCCGCGCAGAAGAAGCTCGGCGAGGATTTCGACTGCATCAACATTCCGGGAACCAAGGCTGTCGTCGTCACCGTCGATTCCTGGGGCTTTCTCAACACCAACAATGCTGACACGGCAAAAGCTCAGGAAGACTTCGCCAAGCTCGATGTCGATCCGAAGCTCAATGCCGATTTCGTGCTGAAGAAGGGTGCAAGCCCCGTTCGTACCGACGCCGATACGACGAACCTCGATGCCTGCAACAAGCTCGTTCTGGAAACGCTCAAGGACCCGACGAAGCAAGTTTCCAACCCCTTCAATATGGCCGACGCCGACTGGTATCGCACCATCTGGCAGGAAGCCGATAAATATTGGAGCGATCCGAAGCGGACGGATGATGAATTCGTCCAGGCGATGCAGGACGCCTACGACCAGATCTTCTGA
- a CDS encoding VOC family protein, whose product MDLFKHLGHIALRVNDLDKSLAFYQKLGFREMTRLLNDQGEAWIVYLRINDDQYLELFPKGVRRPETAPDTIGIFHICLTVENIDKTFEELAKVGIQPSQPRPTKIGIDGNRGAWIEDPDGTQIEVMEMAPDCIQLQAIKRLHAESV is encoded by the coding sequence ATGGACCTTTTCAAGCATCTCGGTCATATCGCCTTGCGCGTCAACGACCTCGACAAGTCGCTCGCCTTTTACCAGAAGCTCGGCTTTCGCGAGATGACGCGTCTGCTGAACGATCAAGGCGAAGCGTGGATCGTGTATCTGCGCATCAACGACGATCAGTATCTGGAGCTTTTCCCAAAGGGCGTAAGGCGGCCGGAAACCGCCCCTGACACTATCGGCATCTTCCATATCTGCCTCACCGTCGAAAATATCGACAAGACGTTCGAAGAGCTTGCAAAAGTCGGTATTCAGCCCAGTCAGCCAAGGCCGACCAAAATCGGTATCGATGGCAATCGCGGTGCCTGGATCGAGGATCCCGATGGCACGCAGATCGAGGTCATGGAAATGGCGCCGGATTGTATTCAGCTGCAGGCCATCAAGAGGCTGCATGCTGAATCAGTCTGA
- a CDS encoding VOC family protein has protein sequence MKSVKSIGHVAVSVKNIDSSLDFYVNKLGFDEMFRLERDGRLWIVYLRITDTQFIELFPEGVGDSAPPFANVGYNHLCLEAENIDEAIADITSRGVVLTAEKKLGVDNNYQAWIADPEGNRIELMQLGADAMQTAAVRRINGRA, from the coding sequence ATGAAAAGTGTGAAATCGATCGGACATGTGGCCGTCAGTGTGAAAAACATCGACAGCTCGCTCGACTTCTATGTCAACAAGCTCGGCTTCGACGAAATGTTCCGGCTCGAGCGTGACGGCCGCCTGTGGATCGTCTACCTCAGGATCACCGACACGCAATTTATCGAGCTGTTTCCGGAGGGTGTTGGCGATAGCGCACCGCCATTTGCCAATGTCGGCTACAATCATCTGTGCCTGGAAGCCGAAAACATCGACGAGGCGATCGCCGACATCACCAGCCGTGGCGTTGTGTTGACGGCCGAAAAGAAGCTCGGGGTCGACAACAACTACCAGGCCTGGATTGCGGATCCCGAGGGCAACCGTATCGAACTGATGCAGCTTGGCGCTGACGCCATGCAGACGGCCGCTGTTCGCCGCATCAACGGACGGGCCTGA
- a CDS encoding IclR family transcriptional regulator: MTDIREDAAQKYRIPVIEQMVEVFALLERTPEGATIRDVVKAVKLSRTTVYRMLNTLSAYDFVHRSPAGSYTLGRRLLTLAAHVAPTVASYDLLAIAQPHLNKISELLGEGSKLTVPSGDNILVVASAQGHGQYALSATAGQRLPFHAGAAGKILLAFSLQEDIERRLTKLERFTSQTITDPRQMLDELALIRKQNWARDMGEQMSGVHAIAAPVRDHQDTVIAAVSVPFVTGVDEKRIADIRQAVITAAQSITNDIRSATPHMASKELAGEKPAPRRANQKAATRPKQR, from the coding sequence ATGACTGACATTCGTGAAGACGCCGCGCAGAAATATCGGATCCCCGTCATCGAGCAGATGGTGGAGGTGTTTGCGCTCCTGGAGCGTACGCCGGAAGGCGCAACGATACGCGACGTAGTAAAGGCCGTGAAGCTGTCGCGAACCACGGTCTACCGCATGCTGAACACGCTGAGCGCCTACGATTTCGTGCACCGTTCACCGGCGGGAAGCTATACGCTCGGGCGGCGCCTGCTCACCCTTGCTGCCCATGTCGCCCCCACCGTTGCGAGCTACGATCTCCTGGCGATCGCGCAGCCGCATTTGAACAAGATCTCGGAGCTCCTGGGTGAAGGCAGCAAGCTGACGGTACCATCAGGTGACAATATTCTGGTCGTCGCCTCAGCGCAGGGGCATGGCCAATATGCTCTGTCGGCGACGGCCGGCCAGCGCCTGCCGTTTCATGCGGGCGCGGCCGGCAAGATCCTGCTCGCCTTTTCACTGCAGGAGGATATTGAGCGCCGCCTGACCAAGCTCGAGCGCTTCACCAGCCAGACGATTACCGATCCCAGGCAGATGCTTGATGAGCTTGCGCTGATCAGGAAGCAGAACTGGGCGCGGGACATGGGGGAGCAAATGTCCGGCGTTCACGCAATCGCAGCCCCCGTCCGGGATCATCAGGATACGGTCATTGCAGCCGTCAGCGTTCCCTTCGTCACAGGCGTCGACGAAAAGCGTATAGCGGACATCAGACAGGCGGTGATCACGGCAGCACAATCAATCACCAACGACATCCGCTCGGCAACGCCTCACATGGCTTCGAAAGAGCTGGCCGGCGAGAAGCCGGCACCAAGGCGCGCAAATCAAAAAGCGGCAACAAGGCCGAAGCAGCGATAG
- a CDS encoding Gfo/Idh/MocA family protein, producing the protein MRVGIVGAGNISATYVATLHMFDFIRVKSIYDLYQEPARKLAEQFGIQSVALDSMLADPEIGLIINLTTPAAHYSISKKALLAGKHVYSEKPLGVSMEEAEELMALARAGDLRLGCAPDTFLGGGHQLTRRLYDEGRIGTAISATAMLLLPGHEHWHPNPAFFYGRGGGPMLDVGPYYVTNLIALLGPVREVFGAAKVTRIERTVKTQPRFGETIKVLTPTHLTGVMEFHSGATVTIATSFDVIKHKHNQIEIYGSKGSMVTPDPNNFTGKVEIFTEGDEAWEEVAVDHPYVEGVPGHLGLRGLGAAEMVDSLRSGRPHRVSSELAFHALEVMTAFERSAQSKRPVAIRSSCGRPDPIPKHLKEGSFI; encoded by the coding sequence ATGAGAGTCGGCATTGTAGGTGCCGGAAATATCAGTGCCACCTATGTCGCGACGCTGCATATGTTCGATTTCATTCGCGTGAAATCGATCTACGATCTCTACCAGGAGCCCGCCCGTAAACTTGCCGAGCAATTCGGCATCCAGTCGGTGGCGCTCGATTCAATGCTCGCCGATCCCGAAATCGGCCTCATCATCAACTTGACCACGCCGGCCGCTCACTATTCGATCAGCAAGAAGGCGCTACTTGCCGGCAAACACGTCTACTCTGAAAAGCCGCTCGGGGTTTCGATGGAAGAAGCCGAGGAACTGATGGCGCTTGCCCGCGCCGGCGATCTGCGGCTCGGCTGCGCACCCGATACGTTCCTCGGCGGCGGCCATCAGCTGACGCGGCGTCTCTACGATGAAGGCCGCATCGGCACGGCGATTTCAGCAACCGCCATGCTGCTTCTGCCAGGTCATGAGCACTGGCATCCCAATCCAGCTTTCTTCTACGGTCGCGGCGGCGGGCCGATGCTCGATGTCGGCCCCTATTACGTCACCAATCTGATTGCCCTTCTCGGGCCGGTTCGCGAAGTCTTCGGCGCTGCCAAGGTCACTCGCATCGAGCGGACTGTGAAGACGCAGCCACGTTTCGGCGAGACGATCAAGGTGCTGACGCCGACGCATCTGACCGGCGTCATGGAGTTCCATAGCGGTGCGACGGTGACGATCGCCACGAGTTTTGACGTCATCAAGCACAAGCACAACCAGATCGAGATCTATGGTTCCAAGGGCTCGATGGTAACGCCGGACCCGAACAATTTCACGGGCAAGGTCGAGATCTTCACCGAAGGCGATGAGGCCTGGGAGGAAGTGGCAGTCGACCATCCCTATGTTGAAGGCGTTCCTGGTCATCTCGGCCTGAGAGGTCTTGGTGCAGCCGAGATGGTGGATTCACTGCGCTCCGGCAGGCCGCACCGCGTCTCGTCGGAACTCGCTTTTCATGCCCTTGAGGTGATGACCGCCTTTGAACGATCTGCGCAGTCCAAACGGCCGGTCGCCATCCGCAGCAGCTGCGGTCGTCCGGATCCGATCCCAAAGCATTTGAAGGAAGGCAGTTTCATTTAG
- a CDS encoding sugar phosphate isomerase/epimerase family protein has protein sequence MGAQALFFGSPIWTFNWNPPYAAPLRRLATTGCKGFELTAWSVEMLGYYTDKTIRELKAIADGEGLTLTNFFYNLPFSRDDGAPVSHVDLDAYKRGVELAAKIGTPIMTSMTPYPFQSDIRPILQRPTAQEWSAAVRPEWDWAEEYEVVVEGFSAACAIAAEAGLRVAIEPHPYRWVSSGQGMLRLIERTGAPNLGLNFDPSHLFPAGDMPHYVVLQLGDRIYNTHFSDNEGHTNAHWRPGRGKIDWKAIFAALRTIGYSGPITLELEDAPGASHWTHFREATPEFDSEMKRGIRYLRDCAAELDIIIA, from the coding sequence GTGGGTGCTCAAGCACTTTTTTTCGGCTCGCCAATTTGGACGTTCAACTGGAATCCGCCTTATGCGGCGCCTCTGCGCCGGCTGGCGACCACCGGCTGCAAAGGGTTCGAGCTGACCGCATGGTCGGTCGAGATGCTCGGTTATTACACCGACAAGACGATCCGCGAGCTCAAGGCGATCGCCGACGGTGAAGGGCTGACGCTGACCAACTTCTTCTACAATCTGCCATTTTCACGCGACGATGGAGCGCCGGTCTCCCATGTGGACCTGGATGCCTATAAACGCGGCGTCGAGCTGGCGGCAAAGATCGGCACGCCGATCATGACAAGCATGACGCCTTATCCTTTCCAATCGGATATTCGGCCGATCCTGCAGCGGCCGACGGCCCAGGAATGGTCCGCTGCCGTGAGGCCAGAATGGGATTGGGCAGAGGAATATGAGGTCGTCGTGGAAGGCTTCTCGGCCGCCTGCGCTATTGCAGCGGAAGCCGGGCTGCGTGTCGCCATCGAGCCACATCCCTATCGCTGGGTCAGCTCCGGGCAAGGCATGCTGCGGTTGATCGAGCGCACGGGCGCTCCCAATCTCGGGCTCAATTTCGATCCAAGCCATCTCTTTCCAGCGGGCGACATGCCGCATTACGTGGTGCTGCAGCTCGGCGACCGGATCTACAACACGCATTTCTCAGACAATGAAGGACATACCAATGCCCACTGGCGCCCCGGTCGCGGCAAGATCGACTGGAAGGCGATTTTCGCGGCCCTGCGCACCATAGGCTATTCCGGACCGATCACCCTGGAACTCGAGGATGCGCCCGGCGCGTCGCACTGGACCCACTTCCGGGAAGCCACGCCTGAATTCGATTCCGAAATGAAGCGCGGCATCCGCTACCTGCGCGACTGCGCTGCCGAACTCGACATCATCATCGCCTGA
- a CDS encoding substrate-binding domain-containing protein → MDQAKLAASRRAAQRVTLRTVAKALGLSVTTVSRALKDGPEVNRETIDLVKKAASDLGYRPNFGGINLRTGKTHAVGVIMPFHRDGEMNIVVASLIEGFCGAIKQLGYRTTVVPQFQADDPLATVRDLVEEGTVDGVILTHTRPQDDRVKYLLEVGMPFVTFGRTELLSKHPSIDIDHEEIGAAAAARLLDAGHKAPLLVAPSSQFTYSLQFIKGWTAEFNRRNQTVPDERMFFTATTPDSGKKIAVDALAKYPGVTSAFVASDEAALGFVSGLADLGRKVGENFSILTYSGSRLHDFYNPPLSTYYFPNFVIGQRLSDLLYRSMQGEPASSLSEIVRASFVERRSEFSLR, encoded by the coding sequence GTGGATCAAGCGAAACTGGCGGCATCCCGCAGGGCAGCACAGCGGGTGACCCTGCGCACCGTGGCGAAAGCGCTCGGCCTCTCCGTCACGACCGTCAGCCGCGCGCTCAAGGATGGCCCTGAGGTTAACCGTGAAACGATCGACCTTGTCAAAAAAGCTGCATCCGACCTCGGCTATCGACCGAACTTCGGTGGCATAAACCTGAGAACAGGCAAGACCCACGCTGTCGGCGTCATCATGCCGTTTCATCGGGATGGCGAGATGAATATCGTCGTCGCCTCGCTGATCGAGGGTTTTTGTGGCGCAATAAAACAACTTGGCTATCGCACGACTGTGGTCCCGCAGTTCCAGGCAGATGACCCGCTGGCAACTGTGCGGGATCTTGTCGAGGAGGGAACTGTAGATGGCGTCATCCTCACTCATACCAGGCCGCAGGACGATCGGGTCAAATATCTGCTGGAGGTCGGCATGCCCTTCGTCACCTTCGGCCGCACCGAACTCCTCAGCAAACATCCGAGCATCGATATCGACCACGAGGAGATCGGTGCGGCAGCGGCGGCGCGTCTGCTCGATGCGGGACACAAGGCGCCGTTGCTCGTCGCACCTTCCAGCCAGTTCACCTACAGCCTGCAATTCATCAAGGGCTGGACAGCTGAGTTCAACCGCCGGAACCAGACCGTTCCCGACGAGCGGATGTTCTTCACCGCAACCACGCCTGATAGCGGCAAGAAGATTGCCGTGGATGCGCTTGCCAAATATCCTGGTGTGACGAGCGCCTTCGTGGCAAGCGACGAGGCAGCCCTCGGCTTCGTTTCCGGTCTTGCCGATCTTGGCCGAAAGGTCGGGGAGAATTTTTCTATCCTGACCTATTCCGGCAGTCGCCTTCACGACTTCTACAATCCGCCGCTCAGCACCTATTATTTTCCGAATTTCGTCATCGGACAGCGTCTGAGCGATCTCCTCTACAGATCGATGCAGGGCGAGCCGGCATCCAGTCTGAGCGAGATCGTACGCGCCAGTTTTGTCGAACGCCGCAGCGAATTCAGCCTTCGCTAA
- a CDS encoding aldo/keto reductase, translating to MKFYKLPQTDLDVSSIILGMMRIANMSNGEIQQLVGAARDAGVTFIDHADIYGGAPHRCEARFGDAISLTTAEREKLVIQSKVGIRKGFFDFSSEHILASVDQSLAALKTDYLDVLLLHRPDTLVEPEEVAAAFDTLKSAGKVRHFGVSNHTPGQVELLKTAVTQPLIVNQVQLSITHAPLIASGVAANMAGLDQSIDRDNGLLDYSRINGIMLQAWSPFQKGFFDGVFLGDRENFADLNDAIDELAKAYGVTPTGIAVAWITRHPAKIQVVLGTTKPERVVEAAAGSSVSLTREEWYRLFRAAGHTLP from the coding sequence ATGAAATTCTATAAGCTTCCGCAGACCGACCTCGACGTGTCGAGCATCATTCTCGGAATGATGCGGATCGCCAATATGAGCAATGGCGAAATCCAGCAGCTCGTCGGCGCCGCACGGGACGCCGGCGTGACCTTTATCGACCACGCGGATATTTATGGCGGTGCACCGCATCGCTGCGAAGCTCGTTTCGGCGATGCGATTTCCCTCACAACTGCCGAACGCGAGAAGCTTGTCATCCAGAGCAAGGTGGGCATCCGCAAAGGATTTTTCGATTTCTCTTCCGAGCATATTCTGGCCTCGGTGGATCAGTCGCTCGCAGCACTGAAGACCGATTACCTCGACGTGCTTCTGCTGCATCGGCCGGATACGCTTGTCGAACCTGAAGAGGTTGCGGCGGCCTTCGACACGCTCAAATCTGCCGGCAAAGTCCGCCATTTCGGCGTTTCCAACCATACGCCTGGCCAGGTCGAGCTGCTCAAGACCGCGGTCACGCAGCCGCTCATCGTCAACCAGGTGCAGCTCAGCATCACCCATGCGCCGCTGATCGCATCGGGCGTTGCCGCCAATATGGCCGGACTTGACCAGTCGATCGATCGCGATAACGGTCTCCTCGATTATTCCCGCATCAACGGCATCATGCTGCAGGCCTGGTCGCCATTCCAGAAGGGCTTCTTCGACGGTGTCTTCCTCGGCGACCGCGAAAACTTCGCCGATCTGAACGATGCCATCGACGAACTCGCGAAGGCCTATGGCGTAACGCCGACGGGTATCGCGGTTGCCTGGATCACCCGTCATCCGGCAAAGATCCAGGTCGTGCTCGGCACTACGAAGCCGGAACGTGTCGTCGAAGCCGCGGCCGGTTCTTCTGTCTCACTGACCCGCGAGGAATGGTATCGGCTGTTCAGGGCTGCGGGACATACCCTGCCCTAG